The Vicia villosa cultivar HV-30 ecotype Madison, WI linkage group LG1, Vvil1.0, whole genome shotgun sequence genome includes a region encoding these proteins:
- the LOC131628242 gene encoding uncharacterized protein LOC131628242, which yields MVVTRSEMENRVDSVEQRMNTFEGTLEQIRLMVLEQQARPHVTAEQIRQIILEQPRRNHGRNGRPPRGGYDEEEEEESDRSSLSRESQHRYRRNRGEGRSRFFGSRRRLEIPLFKGEDAYGWLVKIERYFLLNEVRTKDKLDVAMMAMEDRALNWYQWWEEQTSLKTWEEFKIAVMRRFQPGLLHNPLGPLLSLKQKGSVGEYREKFEMMVAPLRREERIMLDSIFLNGLKDEIQAELKLHESQDLAELMDRALLIEEKNEVVTKKGSSWKDRGGTFRLKDPAEAGGSKKESETNQGGGMDKGKGRRLDPAELEERSKKGLCFKCGDKWNREHVCKFKHMSLKLCEDSSEEEVEVERLEENHMAVADRVKELQTLQLSMQSRDGFTSNKSFKVWVEVKGKKLLTLIDSGATSNFIDPKVAAELAVKIVETPTYVIEVGNGEKVKNQGVCEGLEFNMQGVKFSQHFFMMELGGTELVLGMDWLASLGKIEANFGELSLKWEKEGLAYEIKGDSALCVRQSNWKAMLRNLRDEGVGFYVHSREPEALKETGGQEEWEKLLKPFEALYGRRPPVLIRGDTPSSAIDEVNKLTAERNVVLRELQEQLLRAQDVMRSQANKHRRAVGYEVGESVFLKIQPYKMRKLAKRLNKKLSPRYYGPYETIQKIGAVAYKLKLPEDTRVHPVFHASLLKKAVSPSVATQPLPVCINEDWHLEPVPEKILEQRKNEQGGLEALVQWKGLPEFENSWESVDKLQAEFPEFLLEVKENFEGGRIGRFGKVYQRTRKRERKKKKTAGI from the coding sequence ATGGTTGTTACTCGTAGTGAGATGGAAAACAGAGTCGACTCAGTAGAGCAAAGGATGAACACTTTCGAAGGAACGTTGGAACAGATTCGCCTGATGGTGTTGGAGCAGCAGGCGAGGCCGCACGTTACAGCTGAGCAAATCCGTCAGATAATCTTAGAACAACCACGGCGAAACCATGGAAGAAACGGACGCCCACCAAGGGGTGGGTAcgacgaagaagaggaagaagagagcGACAGAAGCTCCCTCTCACGCGAATCGCAACACCGTTACCGGCGAAATAGAGGTGAGGGTCGTTCACGATTCTTTGGAAGTCGAAGGAGACTGGAGATTCCGTTGTTCAAAGGTGAGGATGCTTATGGTTGGCTGGTGAAGATAGAACGATACTTCCTGTTGAACGAAGTTAGGACAAAGGACAAACTAGATGTAGCAATGATGGCAATGGAGGATAGGGCCCTAAATTGGTACCAATGGTGGGAAGAACAAACATCTTTGAAAACGTGGGAGGAATTCAAGATAGCCGTGATGAGACGTTTTCAACCAGGGTTGCTGCACAACCCTTTGGGACCATTATTGAGTCTGAAACAGAAAGGCTCAGTAGGAGAGTatagagagaaatttgaaatgatgGTGGCACCTTTGAGGAGGGAGGAACGAATCATGCTAGACTCAATTTTTCTGAATGGACTCAAGGATGAGATCCAGGCTGAGTTGAAGCTCCATGAAAGCCAGGATTTAGCTGAGTTGATGGACAGAGCCCTATTAATTGAGGAAAAAAATGAGGTTGTCACAAAGAAGGGTAGCTCATGGAAAGATAGGGGAGGCACTTTCAGATTGAAAGATCCTGCAGAGGCTGGAGGATCTAAGAAGGAAAGTGAGACGAATCAAGGAGGAGGAATGGACAAAGGAAAGGGTCGAAGGCTGGACCCTGCAGAGCTGGAGGAAAGGAGCAAGaaagggctttgtttcaaatgtGGAGACAAGTGGAATAGGGAACATGTTTGCAAATTTAAACATATGAGCTTGAAGCTGTGTGAAGACAGTAGTGAGGAAGAGGTAGAGGTAGAGAGGTTAGAAGAAAACCATATGGCAGTAGCAGATAGGGTAAAAGAGCTGCAGACTCTGCAATTATCTATGCAGAGTAGGGATGGGTTCACTTCTAACAAATCTTTCAAGGTATGGGTGGAAGTGAAGGGGAAGAAGCTGCTGACTTTAATAGATTCAGGGGctaccagcaattttattgacCCAAAAGTGGCAGCAGAGCTAGCTGTGAAAATAGTGGAAACTCCTACTTATGTGATTGAAGTAGGAAATGGAGAGAAGGTGAAAAATCAAGGAGTGTGTGAGGGGCTGGAATTCAATATGCAGGGAGTGAAATTCAGTCAACATTTTTTCATGATGGAGTTAGGTGGTACTGAATTGGTGTTAGGCATGGATTGGCTAGCGAGTTTGGGGAAGATTGAAGCCAACTTTGGAGAGCTCAGTTTAAAATGGGAGAAAGAGGGTTTGGCATATGAAATCAAAGGAGATTCTGCCTTATGTGTTAGGCAATCAAATTGGAAGGCTATGCTCAGAAATTTAAGAGATGAAGGTGTAGGATTCTATGTGCACTCTAGGGAACCAGAAGCATTGAAGGAAACAGGGGGGCAGGAGGAATGGGAGAAACTTTTGAAGccttttgaggcattgtatgggagaAGGCCTCCTGTGTTGATAAGAGGGGATACTCCTTCATCAGCAATAGATGAAGTGAATAAATTGACTGCCGAGAGGAATGTGGTTTTGAGGGAACTGCAGGAGCAATTGCTTAGAGCTCAAGATGTCATGAGGAGTCAAGCAAACAAACATAGAAGGGCTGTGGGGTATGAGGTTGGAGAGAGTGTTTTTCTGAAAATCCAGCCTTATAAAATGAGGAAATTGGCTAAAAGGTTGAATAAAAAACTTAGCCCAAGGTATTATGGTCCCTATGAAACAATACAAAAAATTGGTGCAGTAGCTTATAAATTAAAGCTGCCAGAGGACACTAGGGTGCATCCTGTGTTCCATGCTTCATTGCTCAAGAAAGCTGTATCACCTTCTGTGGCAACACAGCCTTTACCTGTGTGCATCAATGAAGATTGGCATCTGGAACCAGTCCCTGAGAAGATTCTGGAACAGAGAAAAAATGAGCAGGGTGGACTAGAGGCATTGGTTCAATGGAAGGGCTtgcctgagtttgaaaattcatggGAGAGTGTGGACAAACTGCAGGCTGAATTTCCAGAATTTCTCCTTGAGGTCAAGGAGAATTTTGAAGGGGGGAGAATTGGTAGATTTGGAAAAGTTTACCAAAGGACCcgcaagagagagagaaaaaaaaaaaagacagctGGCATATGA
- the LOC131628274 gene encoding xyloglucan endotransglucosylase/hydrolase protein 22-like, whose translation MAFTTCNKLLVLLFINVACVAANFNQDFQITWGDGRAKILNNANLLTLSLDKASGSGFQSKNEYLFGKIDMQLKLVPGNSAGTVTAYYLSSKGGAWDEIDFEFLGNLSGDPYIVHTNVFSQGKGNREQQFHLWFDPTANFHTYSILWNPQRIVFSVDGTPIREFKNLERIGVPFPKNQAMRIYSSLWNADDWATRGGLIKTDWSKAPFTASYRNFNANNACIWSSGKSSCKSSPTSASWLSQELDSTGLQRMRWVQKNYMIYNYCTDKKRFPQGLPLECTHS comes from the exons ATGGCTTTTACCACTTGCAACAAATTACTAGTGCTCCTTTTCATTAATGTAGCATGTGTTGCTGCTAACTTCAACCAAGATTTTCAAATTACATGGGGAGACGGTCGTGCCAAAATACTCAACAACGCCAATCTTCTCACTCTTTCCCTTGACAAAGCCTCCGGCTCTGGCTTTCAATCCAAAAATGAATACTTATTTGGCAAAATTGATATGCAGCTTAAACTTGTTCCAGGAAACTCTGCTGGCACTGTCACCGCCTATTAT CTATCCTCAAAAGGAGGTGCATGGGATGAGATAGACTTCGAATTCTTGGGAAATTTGAGTGGTGATCCTTACATAGTTCATACCAATGTGTTTAGCCAAGGAAAAGGTAATAGAGAGCAACAATTTCATCTATGGTTTGACCCAACTGCAAATTTTCACACGTACTCAATTCTATGGAATCCACAACGTATTGT GTTTTCAGTGGACGGGACACCAATAAGGGAGTTCAAGAATTTGGAAAGAATTGGAGTTCCATTTCCTAAGAATCAAGCAATGAGGATATACTCAAGCCTGTGGAATGCTGATGATTGGGCAACAAGAGGTGGACTTATAAAGACAGATTGGTCCAAAGCACCATTCACAGCTTCATACAGAAATTTCAATGCAAATAATGCTTGTATATGGAGCAGTGGAAAATCATCATGCAAATCTTCTCCTACATCGGCATCATGGCTATCACAAGAGCTTGACTCAACTGGTTTGCAGAGGATGAGATGGGTGCAGAAGAACTATATGATTTACAATTACTGCACAGATAAGAAGAGATTTCCACAAGGTCTTCCACTTGAATGCACTCACTcctag
- the LOC131628233 gene encoding xyloglucan endotransglucosylase/hydrolase protein 24-like — MAFYHSSSTITFLLSQLFFASFMATYAAGDFYQNFDITWGDGRAKILDNGQLLTLSLDKASGSGFQSKNEYLFGNIDMQLKLVPGNSAGTVTAYYLSSKGSNWDEIDFEFLGNVSGQPYILHTNVFSQGKGNREQQFYLWFDPTADFHTYSILWNPQRIVFSVDGTPIREFKNMESKGVAFPKNQAMRIYSSLWNADDWATRGGLVKTDWNQAPFVASYRNFNADASSSNAWYSQQLDSTSQQRLSWVQKNYMIYNYCNDAKRFPQGLPTECTAS; from the exons ATGGCATTTTATCATAGTTCTTCAACCATTACTTTCCTCCTATCTCAACTATTTTTTGCTTCTTTCATGGCAACCTATGCAGCAGGAGACTTCTACCAAAACTTCGATATTACTTGGGGAGATGGTCGTGCAAAAATACTTGATAATGGCCAACTTCTCACTCTTTCTCTTGACAAAGCCTCTGGTTCTGGTTTTCAATCCAAGAATGAATATCTCTTCGGCAACATCGATATGCAACTCAAGCTTGTACCTGGAAATTCTGCAGGCACCGTCACTGCTTACTAT TTATCATCTAAAGGATCAAACTGGGATGAGATTGATTTTGAATTCTTGGGAAATGTGAGTGGACAACCATACATTCTTCATACCAATGTGTTTAGTCAAGGAAAGGGAAATAGAGAGCAACAATTCTATCTATGGTTTGATCCAACTGCTGATTTCCACACCTATTCCATTCTCTGGAATCCTCAACGCATTGT TTTTTCAGTGGATGGAACACCAATAAGAGAGTTCAAGAATATGGAATCAAAAGGAGTTGCATTTCCAAAGAATCAAGCAATGAGAATATATTCAAGTCTATGGAATGCTGATGATTGGGCAACAAGAGGCGGTCTTGTCAAGACAGATTGGAATCAAGCTCCATTCGTAGCTTCATACAGAAATTTCAATGCAGATGCTTCATCATCCAATGCTTGGTACTCTCAACAGTTGGATTCAACAAGTCAACAGAGATTGAGTTGGGTTCAGAAGAATTACATGATTTATAATTATTGCAATGACGCCAAAAGATTTCCTCAAGGACTTCCAACTGAGTGCACGGCATCTTAA
- the LOC131628224 gene encoding probable xyloglucan endotransglucosylase/hydrolase protein 23 gives MAFIYSSSTITFLLSLLLFASFMTAYAAGNFYQNFDITWGDGRAKILDNGQLLTLSLDKASGSGFQSKNEYLFGNIDMQLKLVPGNSAGTVTAYYLSSKGSNWDEIDFEFLGNVSGQPYILHTNVFSQGKGNREQQFYLWFDPTADFHTYSILWNPQRIIFSVDGTAIREFKNMESKGVAFPKNQAMRIYSSLWNADDWATRGGLVKTDWNQAPFVASYRSFNADASSSNAWYSQQLDSTSQQRLSWVQKNYMIYNYCSDTKRFPQGLPTECNAS, from the exons ATGGCTTTTATTTATAGTTCTTCAACCATCACTTTTCTTCTATCTCTATTGCTCTTTGCTTCCTTCATGACAGCATATGCTGCAGGGAATTTCTACCAGAATTTTGATATTACTTGGGGAGATGGTCGTGCAAAAATACTCGATAACGGTCAACTTCTCACTCTTTCTCTTGACAAAGCCTCTGGTTCTGGTTTTCAATCCAAGAATGAATATCTCTTCGGCAACATCGATATGCAACTCAAACTTGTACCTGGAAATTCTGCAGGCACTGTCACTGCATACTAT TTATCATCAAAAGGATCAAACTGggatgaaattgattttgaattcttGGGAAATGTAAGTGGACAACCATACATTCTTCATACCAATGTGTTTAGTCAAGGCAAAGGAAACAGAGAGCAGCAATTCTATCTATGGTTTGATCCAACTGCTGATTTCCACACTTATTCCATTCTCTGGAATCCTCAACGCATTAT TTTTTCTGTGGATGGAACAGCAATAAGAGAATTCAAGAACATGGAATCAAAAGGAGTTGCATTTCCAAAGAATCAAGCAATGAGGATATATTCAAGTCTATGGAATGCTGATGATTGGGCAACAAGAGGTGGTCTTGTCAAAACAGATTGGAATCAAGCTCCATTCGTAGCTTCATACAGGAGTTTCAATGCAGATGCTTCCTCATCCAATGCTTGGTACTCTCAACAGTTGGATTCAACAAGTCAACAGAGATTGAGTTGGGTGCAAAAGAATTACATGATTTACAATTATTGCAGTGACACCAAAAGATTTCCTCAAGGCCTTCCAACAGAGTGCAATGCATCTTAA